In Raphanus sativus cultivar WK10039 chromosome 5, ASM80110v3, whole genome shotgun sequence, the following proteins share a genomic window:
- the LOC108858431 gene encoding glycosyltransferase BC10-like has protein sequence MIKLSRFFQHLVLYSFLIGLVFGLGFLLNFHMRNDSFSPQLFRLSSPPSLSPQLQPTQPEKIVLVKETVVPEPEKVIMHNMTEEEELMWRATKVQEMPSTVKRKKVAFMFLTRGKLPLAKLWEKFFNGHHGLFSVYIHTGDLSYVDDDIPETSPFFRRRIPSKEVEWGMVSMVDAERRLLANALLDAANQRFVLLSEADIPLFHFSTIYSYLINSQHSFVDLYDLPGPAGRGRYNRRMSPVITRNQWRKGSQWFEIDREIAFAVVSDNTYFPLFKKHCRWGCYAEHYLPTFVHIMFSGKNANRSLTWADWSRRGPHPRKYTRRSVRAELLTKLRNKEGCLYNGKDSNKCYLFARKFDDSCIDMLIHFAGRIMGF, from the exons ATGATCAAATTAAGTAGGTTCTTTCAACACCTTGTGTTGTATTCGTTTCTTATCGGTTTAGTGTTCGGTCTCGGCTTCCTACTCAACTTCCACATGAGAAACGATTCTTTCAGCCCTCAACTCTTTCgtctttcttctcctccttcgctcTCTCCACAGCTTCAGCCAACACAGCCAGAAAAAATCGTTTTAGTAAAAGAAACGGTTGTTCCTGAGCCGGAGAAGGTGATCATGCATAACATGACGGAGGAGGAAGAACTCATGTGGCGTGCAACGAAGGTTCAAGAAATGCCGTCCACGGTGAAGAGGAAGAAAGTGGCGTTTATGTTCTTGACGAGAGGGAAGCTTCCTTTGGCTAAACTGTGGGAGAAATTTTTCAATGGCCACCATGGCCTATTCTCTGTTTACATTCACACCGGTGACCTTTCTTACGTTGACGATGATATTCCCGAAACCTCGCCATTTTTTCGCCGGAGGATTCCAAGCAAG gaAGTGGAGTGGGGTATGGTGAGCATGGTGGACGCTGAGCGGCGGCTACTGGCTAACGCTCTACTCGACGCAGCAAACCAACGTTTTGTTCTACTCTCGGAAGCGGACATACCTCTCTTCCACTTCTCCACCATTTACTCCTACCTCATAAACTCTCAACACTCTTTCGTCGACCTCTACGATCTTCCTGGACCAGCAGGTCGTGGCCGCTACAACCGACGTATGTCCCCGGTTATTACCCGCAACCAGTGGCGAAAAGGCTCTCAGTGGTTTGAGATCGACCGTGAAATAGCTTTTGCTGTTGTCTCTGACAACACTTACTTCCCATTATTCAAGAAGCATTGTCGTTGGGGTTGTTACGCTGAGCATTACTTGCCGACGTTTGTTCACATCATGTTTTCGGGTAAGAACGCGAACCGGTCGCTGACCTGGGCGGATTGGTCACGAAGAGGACCACATCCGAGGAAGTATACACGGCGGTCGGTGAGGGCGGAGCTTCTTACGAAGCTGAGGAATAAAGAAGGGTGTCTGTATAATGGGAAGGACAGTAACAAATGTTATTTGTTCGCTAGAAAATTCGATGATAGTTGTATAGATATGTTGATTCATTTTGCTGGTAGGATTatggggttttag